A genomic stretch from Lathyrus oleraceus cultivar Zhongwan6 chromosome 2, CAAS_Psat_ZW6_1.0, whole genome shotgun sequence includes:
- the LOC127119695 gene encoding PI-PLC X domain-containing protein At5g67130, translating into MGLSLVIFPVFFCIITAAFGFPYEQHKLMGKCSSTRECSTGQICSSCPVELQGSRCVRSSTTNPFNLVNASMPFNKYAYLTTHNSFAIKKRPIQDAVPQVTFTNQEDTISQQLSNGVRALMLDTYDFKGDIWLCHSFKGKCQDFTAFEPAINALKEVEIFLSSNPSEIVTLILEDYVEAPNGLTNAFNASGLVKYRFPVSNMPKDGKDWPLVKDMVAKNHRLVVFGSQRQKEQSEGIAYQWNYMVENQYGKDGMVRGKCSKRADSSELNDRSKSLVLVNHFRTIPIHQASCKDNSQDLMNMLSTCYHASGNRWANFVAVDYYKRSDGGGTFQAVDMLNGKSLCGCDDVQACVSGSSSCTRGSK; encoded by the exons ATGGGTTTGTCATTGGTGATTTTTCCAGTCTTCTTCTGCATTATAACTGCTGCTTTTGGCTTTCCTTATGAACAACACAAG CTCATGGGAAAGTGCTCCTCCACCAGAGAATGTTCAACTGGTCAAATTTGTAGCTCTTGCCCTGTTGAATTGCAAGGGTCAAGATGTGTCagatcatcaacaacaaacccatTCAACCTAGTG AATGCATCAATGCCGTTCAACAAATACGCATATCTAACTACACACAATTCATTTGCAATTAAGAAAAGACCAATCCAAGATGCTGTTCCTCAAGTTACCTTCACAAATCAAGAAGACACTATCTCTCAACAATTATCT AATGGAGTTCGAGCTCTTATGTTAGATACTTATGACTTCAAAGGAGATATATGGTTGTGCCATTCGTTTAAAGGAAAATGCCAAGACTTTACCGCATTT GAACCTGCGATAAATGCTTTAAAGGAAGTGGAAATTTTCCTATCTTCAAATCCATCAGAAATCGTGACACTAATATTAGAAGACTATGTTGAAGCGCCAAATGGATTAACCAATGCATTCAACGCGTCTGGATTGGTGAAATATCGGTTTCCTGTCTCAAACATGCCGAAAGATGGAAAAGATTGGCCTTTAGTGAAAGATATGGTGGCTAAAAATCATCGGCTCGTTGTGTTTGGCTCGCAAAGGCAGAAGGAACAAAGTGAAGGAATAGCTTATCAGTGGAACTATATGGTTGAAAATCAGT ATGGAAAAGATGGAATGGTTCGCGGGAAATGTTCTAAGCGCGCGGATTCGTCTGAACTCAATGACAGAAGCAAATCTTTGGTTTTGGTAAACCACTTTAGGACAATTCCAATCCATCAAGCCAGTTGTAAAGATAACTCACAAGACCTCATGAATATGCTTTCTACTTGTTATCATGCGTCCGGTAATCGCTGGGCAAATTTTGTCGCAGTTGATTATTACAAG AGAAGTGATGGAGGAGGGACATTTCAAGCTGTGGATATGTTAAATGGGAAATCATTGTGTGGCTGTGATGATGTGCAGGCTTGTGTG AGTGGATCATCATCATGTACAAGAGGAAGCAAATGA